In the genome of Bacillus thuringiensis, the window ACTACTTCTTGAATCTTTTCCATATACGGAACGAAAGATTTAGCATTTTGCTCTGCACGGTTTAACTTAGATGCAGATACCATCTCCATCGCCTTCGTAATTTGACTCGTTTTCTTTGTCGAGGTAATCTTCGCTTTTATATCGCGTAAAGATGCCACAGGTTTTCACCACCTTTTTTCCGGAAGTTGGCACGATTAGTAAGAATCCTCTTCCTAATCTACGTTGCAAGATATTCTTGCTCATGATTGAAGGAAAAGAATAGGTGCACCTACTCTTTTCCTTTACATAACCGTCAGCAATCTCAGAGTCTGAGATGCCTTATATATTATCTAGCGTCGGCGGCTTGTACGAGCCGCTTCCGCTTTTATTAATCTAGTTCTGCCTCTTAGCCGATGAGGCTAAACAGTCGGCTTCACTTTTATTATTATTATTCAGAAGCTACGAATACTTTTTTAAATCCGTTAATTGCTGCTGCAAATTTGTCGTCATCCGCAAGTTTCTTAGTTGTGCGGATTTCTTCTAATAAGTCAGTCGCATTAGAATCTAACCAAGCATGGAATTCTTCTTCAAAACGAGTGATATCTACTACTGGGATATCATCTAGGAATCCACGTGTTAAAGCGTAAAGAATGATAACTTGTTTCTCTACACGTAACGGTTTGTGTAATCCTTGTTTTAATACCTCAACAGTACGAGCACCACGGTTTAATTTCGCTTGAGTTGCTTTATCAAGGTCAGAACCGAACTGCGCGAACGCTTCTAACTCACGGTAAGATGCAAGGTCAAGACGAAGTGTACCTGATACTTTACTCATTGCTTTAATCTGAGCAGATCCACCTACACGAGATACAGAAGTACCCGCATCGATCGCTGGACGTACGCCAGAGAAGAATAGGTCAGATTGTAAGAAGATTTGTCCATCCGTAATAGAAATTACGTTTGTTGGGATGTATGCTGATACGTCCCCTGCTTGTGTTTCGATGAAAGGTAGTGCAGTTAAAGAACCGCCGCCTCTTGCATCACTTAATTTTGCTGCACGCTCTAATAAGCGAGAATGTAAGTAGAATACATCCCCTGGATAAGCTTCACGACCTGGAGGACGACGTAATAGTAATGACAGCTCACGGTAAGCCGCTGCTTGTTTTGATAAGTCATCATATACTACTAATACGTGTTTACCATTGTACATGAACTCTTCACCCATTGTTACACCAGCATAAGGAGCTAAGTATAATAATGGAGCTGGTTGAGAAGCAGATGCAGTTACAACGATTGTGTACTCTAATGCACCGTGCTTACGTAGTGTTTCTACTACGTTACGTACAGTTGATTCTTTTTGTCCGATAGCTACATAGATACAAATCATATCTTCATCTTTTTGGTTAATGATTGTATCAAGTGCAACTGCTGTTTTACCAGTTTGACGGTCACCGATGATTAACTCACGTTGACCACGGCCAATTGGTACAAGAGCGTCGATCGCTTTAATACCTGTTTGAAGTGGCTCATGAACAGATTTACGATCCATTACACCTGGTGCTGGACTTTCGATTGGACGAGTGTTTGTTGTATTGATTGGGCCTAAACCATCAACTGGTTGACCTAATGGGTTTACAACACGACCAATTAGTTCTTTTCCTACTGGTACTTGCATGATGCGACCAGTACGACGAACTTCGTCACCTTCACGGATTTCTGTGTAAGGTCCTAAAATGATAATACCTACGTTGTTTTCCTCTAAGTTTTGTGCTAGTCCCATAACGCCGTTAGAGAACTCTACAAGCTCACCAGCCATAACGTTATCAAGACCATGAGCACGCGCAATACCGTCACCAACTTGGATAACTGTACCAACATCACTAACTTCGATTTCAGACTGATAGTTCTCGATTTGTTGCTTTATCAGTGCGCTAATTTCTTCAGCTCTGATGCTCATGTGCTTCACCCCTATCTATTCTTCATTAATTCACGCTGAATACGTGCTAATTTCCCTTGTAAACTTCCATCATAAATGCGATTTCCAATGCGTACTTTAATTCCGCCTAGTAAATCTTCATCTACAACATTTTTCACGCGAATTGCATCTTTTCCCGTTCTCTTTGCAAATGCTTCTGCAATGTTAAGCTTCTCTTCTTCAGATAGAAGACGAATAGAATATACAGTTGCATCCGCTACGTTACGTTCTTCATTAGCAAGAACAACATATTCATCTGCAATTTCAGGTAAGATATCAATACGCTTGTTATCAATTAAAATATATAACGTATTTAAAATTGATTCAGAAACAGATCCGAATACGTTTGCAAGAAACGTTTTCTTCTGCTCTTTTGAAATGTTTGGTTGCGTTAAAAAGCTATGTAGTTCTCCGTTCTTTACATAAACGTTTTGTACAAGGCGTAATTCTTCTTCAAACATTTCTAATACGTGTTTTTCTTTTGCAATTTTAAAAAGAGCGACAGCATAACGTTTTGCTACAATCCCATTGCTCATCGCGCTTCTCCTACTTCTTTAATATAATCGCGAATTAACTTAACTTGATCTTCTTCTTTTAATTCTTTTTCAATTACTTTAGAAGCAATTTGAACAGATAAAGAAGCGACTTGTTCTTGTAAAGCAGCAATCGCTTGCTCTTTTTCGCGTTGAATTTCTTGTACAGCAGATGCTTTAATTGATTCCGCTTCTTCTTTCGCAGCAGCAACAATAACATCCTTTTGATCTACAGCTTGTTTTTTCGCTCTTTCGATTAACTCTTGTGCTTCAACACGTGATTGTTTTAACATTTCACGTTGTTCTTCTACTAACTTCTTCGCTTCAGCGTTACTTCTTTCTGCAGCGTCGATTTCATTAGTAACATGCTCTTCACGTTCTTTCATAATTCCCATTAAAGGACCCCACGCAAATTTGCGTAGCATTACTAATAGAATTAAGAAAATGAACAATGTATAAGCAATCGTTCCAAATGGAATGGCAGCTCCTAATAATAAAGTTGGCACAAGGATTCACTCCCTTCAAAATATCTAAATTGATCATATGAAAAAAAAGACATACGTTTCGTTCATAAAGCAATGGCGAAGAAAGTTCGGAAAAACACTCTTCGCCATCTATGTAAGGGGAGTCTCCCTTATTTGTTCATTACGATGAATGCAATAACTACACCGATGATTGGAAGTGCCTCAACTAAAGCAACCCCGATGAACATAATTGTTTGAAGTGCGCCTTTTAATTCTGGTTGACGAGCAACACCTTCGATTGTACGTGATACGATAAGACCGTTACCAATACCTGCACCTAATGCTGATAAACCAATTGCAATTGCAGCTGCGATTACACCTAAACTCATTTAATTTGTCCTCCTTTGTATTATAAAAAAATAAATTTTTTCTTACTTAAATTATATTAATGGTCATGACTTACTTTATGAGCCATATAAACCATCGTTAACATAACGAAAATAAATGCTTGGATTGATCCAACGAATACACTGAATCCCATCCATGCTAACATTGGTACAAGCGCACCTAATGCTCCAAGGAATGATGCCCCGCCTAACTTAGCAAGTAATCCTAATAAGATCTCACCTGCATAAATGTTACCGAATAAACGAAGACCTAACGTTAATGTGTTAGCAAACTCCTCAATAACCTTTAATGGGAATAAGAATTTCATAGGTTGGAAATAACCTTTAACATACTCTTTCGTACCCTTCATCTTAATTCCATAATAATGGGTGAGGGTAACTACCATCACGGCTAATGTTAATGTAACTGCTGGATCAGACGTTGGTGACCTCCACCATGCAATATGTTCGCCAGCTTCAGTTGCTGAATACATGAATGGTAAACCAAGGAAGTTCGATACGATGATAAACATGATAAGCGTAACGCCAAGCGTTAAGAAACGTCCACCTGTTTTCCAGTCCATCGTACTATTGATAATCCCTTTCACGAAGTCAAACACCCATTCCATGAAGTTTTGCATCCCGGTTGGGCGAAGAGCTAAGCTGCGAGTTCCGATAACAGCGATTAAGAAAACAATAACTGCTGCTACAGTAACCATCATAACTGATGACAAATCGAACGTTAAACCTAGAAATTCAACTAATTTACCGTGTTCCACTAGTAATTCACCTCTCTTCCCTGCTCTTATACTCTAAATAAAGAAAATCTATGATCATGACAAGGTATCCTGTCAGCAATCCTACACCTAAGCCCCACATCGCAATTAACTCTTGATATTTGGCTGCAAATAAAATTAATAACCCAATCGTGGCGAATCTTGAATATGTACTTACAGCTGTCGCCTTAAACTTCACGTTTTCTCCATTTGTTACGCGATCTAACAGCTTGTCTGTTCTACGTGCAATGATGCGCAAACTAAGAAAACTGAAAATCGTTCCGATAATCAGCCCAAGAAATACATCCTTGTAAGAGGTAAATCCCCATCCTAGCACTAGAAGCGCAAGCAAGTAGTACATATATTTCTTTTGTCTTTGGACAAGTCCATGTACGTCTATCATCATTGCTCTCCCGAATAGTAATGTCGAATGAGTCGAATCATTGCGTATACCCCTGTTCCTAACCCGAGTAATAACCCTATAATAAGAAACAATGGAAACGTTCCAACCTTATTATCAATCCACTGCCCACCAAAGATTCCAACAAGTATAGAACCGACTAACTGAGCAAGAATTCCTGACATTAAAGCATATGCTTTTATATGGCTGCGATCGTTTTTTTGCAAGGATTCATCCCTCCAATATGTAACCCTCATTCACGATGTGTTAATAATAACTCATTTTTTTGCATAAATCCTATACAAAACAAAAAGTTTACATTTTCGTCACGGAATAGATGTAATTTTGTCACTGAAAGCCCTACCATCTATCCCCGTTGTTAGCATACAATAGGGTATTAACAGTGTCAACGAGAAATCGTAAAAAATCTAAAAATTTGAGTATTAGGCATTTCCTCCCAAAAATGAAAACGTTCCCCTTCTAAATACTGGTTACATATATGCAATTTCTAACAGTTTTCTCTTTATAATAGAAGGAAATGTTCACAAGTTTGTCACTATTATATTTTCGAGATATAACGCTTTTCTTCCATAATATAGTGTTCCTCAGACGTAAGACTTCTATATTATATGTGATGTGTATGCAACTTATGTTGTATATACGATGTATATTTATCCTCCCCCCTCCACTACTTGCTTACAGTCAAAAAAAACGAGCAGAGGAATCCCCCCTGCTCGTCAGTTGTCTTACTTCGTTCCGAATAAACGGTCACCAGCATCACCAAGACCTGGTACTACATATCCGTGGTCATTTAATTTTTCATCTAATGCTGCTACATAAATATCAACATCAGGATGTTCTTCTTGTACTACTTTTACCCCTTCTGGAGCTGCAACGATACACATTAATTTAATTTGTTTCGCACCGCGCTTTTTCAGAGAGTTAATTGCTTCAGCCGCAGAACCACCTGTTGCTAACATCGGATCTAGTACGATAAAGTCACGCTCTTCTACATCCGTTGGAAGTTTCACATAGTATTCTACCGGTTGCAATGTTTTAGGGTCACGGTATAAACCAACGTGTCCTACTTTTGCTGCTGGAATTAATTTCAGAATTCCATCAACCATTCCTAAACCTGCACGTAAAATCGGAATTAAACCAAGTTTTTTACCAGCGATCACTTTTGTTGTCGCTTTGCTTACAGGCGTTTCAATTTCAATGTCCTTAAGCGGAAGGTCGCGAGTAATTTCGAAAGCCATTAAGCTTGCTACTTCGTCCACTAATTCACGAAAATCTTTCGTACCTGTATTCTTATCGCGAATATATGTAATCTTATGTTGAATTAACGGGTGATCAAATACATACAGTTTTCCCATGTGAATCTCTCCTTTAGATGATATTCATGCGTTTGCACGCTTTTTTACACTATTTACGATTGTAAAGAAAACGCTACTAATATTCAAGGGCAAATTTGGCAAAACCATGATTTTACGATGAATCTATCTAGTATCTTTACCAATTATGGGAGCTGTATCCTTCATTATATCGCCAAAATTTATTCATCATTTGTATACATACTTTAAAAATAATATATGTCCACAAAAAAAAGACCGCCAAAACAATTAAGTCTCAGCAGTCTTCTTCAATTTATTATAGATTTGGATACATTGGGAATTTGCTAGTTAACGCTTCTACACGCTTACGTACTTCTTCTAATGCAGCTTCATTTTCATAATTTTTTAATGTATAAGCAATAAGTGACGCAATTTCATCCATTTCTTCTAAACCGAAACCACGAGATGTAACAGCTGCTGTACCGATACGTACACCACTTGTTACAAATGGGCTTGCTGTTTCAAATGGAATTGTATTTTTGTTCACTGTAATACCAACTTCATCTAATACGTGCTCTGCTACTTTACCTGTGATTTCTAAGTTACGAACATCAATCAGGATTAAATGATTGTCTGTTCCACCAGAAACAAGTGTAAGTCCTTCTTTTTGAAGACCTTCAGCTAAGCGGTTCGCATTATTAATGATATTTTGTGCATATGTTTTAAAATCATCTTGTAGTGTCTCACCAAATGCAACAGCTTTTGCAGCGATTACATGCATAAGTGGACCACCTTGAATACCAGGGAAGATTGATTTATCAATTTGTTTTGCAAATTGCTCTTCACATAAAATCATACCACCACGTGGACCACGTAATGTTTTATGTGTTGTCGTTGTAACGAAATGTGCATGTGGTACTGGGTTTGGATGTAAACCAGCAGCTACTAAACCAGCGATATGTGCCATATCAACCATAAAGTATGCACCCACTTCATCTGCAATCTCACGGAATCGTTTGAAATCGATAACACGAGGATATGCACTTGCACCTGCAACGATTAATTTTGGTTTATGTTCTTTCGCTTTTGCTAATACATCATCGTAATTAATACGGTGAGAGTCAGCATCCACGCCATATTCTACGAAATTATATTGTACTCCACTGAAGTTAACAGGGCTTCCGTGTGTTAAGTGACCACCATGAGATAAATTCATACCAAGTACTGTATCGCCTTGCTCTAAAATCGTGAAGTATACTGCCATGTTCGCTTGTGCACCAGAATGCGGTTGAACATTTACATGCTCTGCACCAAAAATTTCTTTCGCGCGATCACGTGCGCTATCTTCTACCACGTCTACGTGTTCACAGCCACCATAGTAACGTTTTCCAGGATATCCTTCAGCATACTTATTCGTTAAAACAGAACCTTGCGCCTCCATTACTGCTTCACTTACGAAGTTTTCCGAAGCAATTAACTCAATCTTTGAACGCTGTCTTCCTAGTTCTGCCTCAATTGCAGCAAATACCTTCTCATCTTGACGTTTTAAATGATCCACCAAAATCCCCCTTTTCTGAACGAATTACATCAATTCCCAACAGTTTTTTCTTATTTATTCAGAAAAAACGAAAATTCAGGTTGTAATTCTTTCGAACCTTCATGTTTTCAACTACATTCTAACATGACTTTCTATATCATAAAAGAAAAAAAAGACCGAAAATCGGTCTTTTCTTTCTTATACTATAAAGTCAGACAACATACCTTTTATCTTATGATAAACAGCTACTATATGACTTCCTAATTTCTCATATTTAACGGCAAGTGGTAGTCTCTTCCGCCACCGCGTAAACAGCACGTGCTCCACCAATGAGTTTTCCACGTGTTTTGGCCATTGTTACATGTGCACTTCCAATTGCCTTCACACTTGTACGAACCGGAACAGCTACATGTTTTAAATGCATACCAATAAATGTATCACCAATATCCATTCCTGCATCTGCTTTAATAAACTCAACTACTACCGGATCTTTCAAATTGTGATACGCATATGTCCCTAATGCACCACCTGCTGATCTAACAGGCGTAACTGTTACAATTTCAAATTGATATTTTATCGCTACTTCTCTCTCAACCACTAAAGCACGGTTTAAATGCTCACAACATTGAAACGCTAATTCAATACCTGTTTGCTCTTGAAATTGTTTTAACTCAGAAAAAATCGCCTCTGCTACTTCCATCGTTCCTGATGTTCCAATTCTTTCGCCTAGCACTTCGCTCGTGCTACAACCCACTACAAAAATTTGACCGCTTTGTAATAAAGCTTGTTCTTGGAAATCAGAAAGCGACATTTGTAGCTGTTCTCTTACCTTTACGATTTCTGTCATTACGCCTCTTCCTTTCACAGGTTGGTTCACCAAATTATATTTCACACTACTGATAGTTAGAATCTATTACTTTGTTTCGTATGTTTTAATTTTTCCTACACGGTTTTCGTGACGACCACCTTCATAGTCAGTTGTTAACCAGATTTTCGCGATATCACGTGCTAGGCCAGCACCAATTACACGCTCGCCCATTGCTAGCATGTTAGTGTCATTATGCTCTCTCGTTGCTTTCGCGCTGAAAGTATCATGAACTAACGCACAACGGATACCATTTACTTTGTTTGCTGCGATTGACATACCAATGCCTGTCCCACAAACTAAAATACCACGATCTACTTCACCATTCGCTACCATTTCAGCTGCCGGAAACGCAAAGTCAGGGTAATCAACAGAACCAGCTTCACATTCACAACCTAAATCAATATATTCAATATTTAACTCTTCTAATAAACTTACAAGTTCTTTGCGGATATTCATACCGCCGTGATCAGATGCTATTACTACTTTCATTTTTACCCCTCCAAAGTTTCAATCAATTATCTTCATTTCACACTCGCTACCTCAATAGTACGAAGTGATCTCCAATATCGTATTATACACGAAACATCAACCTACTGAATGTTTTTTCAGTAAAGTTTGTACAAGTTTTTCCATCTCATCTAACGTTTCTTTATAAATAGAAAGCGAGCCTCCAAATGGATCTGAAATGTCCTTGTCTATACCTTCAGTTAATCCATATAATGTATTCAATTTCTTTTCAACACTCGGATAATGCCCAAATACAATTTGTTTATGATTTTCTGTCATCGTTACGACAATATCAGCCCAATCAAGCAAAGTTTCGTTTACTTGCTGCGCGGCATGATCAATTGAAATTCCTTTTTCAGCTAAAGCTTCCTTCGCATGTACCGATGCATCGCTCCCAGGATAGGCAAAAACACCAGCAGATTGCACTTCAAACCTATCTCCTCCGTGATGACGAAGCAACGCCTCAGCCATTGGACTACGACATGTATTGCCAGTACAAACAAATAACACTCGTTTCATCCAAACCCACCCCTATATTCGATTTCTTACCACTCATCATAACTTACATTAGAATAGAACAAAAGAAATGTGAATATACAAAAGGCGCATTTCTCTTATATTTTTTCTAAGAAAAATGCGCCTTATCCACATATATGTGAAACCCTATTTCCAAGTGCCTAGAGTATTTTAACATACCTACTGAATATGCAACAAAAATAAGGAATCCATTTCATACGAAACGGATTCCTCTTATACGACAATTATTTCATTGTAACTTTCATTACTTCTGTTGAACCTTTTGTAGCTGCTACGCCTACAGTTGTCTTAATAGACTCAGCTGCATCTGTGTTTGTAATAACGATTGGAGTAATTGTGCTTTTCGCTTTTTCACGGATTAATTCTAAGTCGAATGAGATTAATTTATCTCCCGCTTTTACAGCTTGGCCTTCAGAAACGTGAGCTTCGAAACCTTCGCCTTCCATTTTTACAGTTTCTAATCCAACGTGGATTAAAATTTCTGTTCCGTTTTTCGCTTTAATTCCGATAGCATGTTTTGTGTGGAATAATTGTACGATTTCACCATCAACTGGAGATACAACTACACCTTCAGTAGGATCGATTGCAACACCGTCACCCATCATACGACCAGCGAATACTGGATCTGGTACTTCTTCAATATTTTTCACTGCTCCAGTTAATGGAGCTACGATTGTTTCTTCATTTGTTTTTGAACCAAGACCGAATAATTTTTTAAACATAGGATAGTCCTCCTTATAATTTACCTAAAAGTTTATAGGGCAATCCCTAGTAAAGCTCGGGATACATGTAAGACTTCATACTTCGAATATTATACTGTAAAAACGCTTTCGAAATAAATTACGTCATTACTAATAGACTCTTATTGTAGCGCTTCACAAAATTCCAGTCAATTCTGATTGTCTGAATAACAATAAGAAGTTAACTTCTATTTATATTTTCTCTTTTTTTGCCCAACTTGTCTAGAGGTCTTTACCACATTTTATTTTTTGTTGTTAATTTGTAAAATTTAATTCAAACTTTTTTCAAAATCCACTTGACTAAAGTAAGTAACTATTTTATCATTACTTACATAAGGTAAGTTAATAACTTTTAGGAGGTTTTTAAAAATGATGGATTTCGGTCTACTTATTATTCGTCTTATTATAGGAATTACATTCATGGGTCATGGTGCTCAAAAATTATTTGGTTGGTTCGGCGGTTACGGTTTAAAAGGAACAGGTGGCTGGATGGAGTCAATCGGTTTACGCCCTGGTGTATTTATGGCATTTATGGCTGGCGCAACTGAATTACTAGGTGGCTTCTTATTCGCATCAGGTATTTTCATTGTAGTTGGTTCATTATTTATCGTTGGAACAATGTTAATGGCTATCTTCACTGTTCACGGAAAAAATGGTTACTGGGTAACACAAAATGGATATGAATATAACTTAATGTTAATCGCTGTTGCTGTTGGTGTAGCTTTAATCGGACCTGGCGCATACGTTTTACTTTAATTTTTATGTCATGTTACTCTTCATCCCCCAAGAAATCAGCTTGGGGGATTTCAGCATTCCTTTAATCTATAATTTTTTTCACTAGGAAAATCCAATACTTTTCATTGAAGAAATTTTTAAATTCCAACTCATAGGACAACCCCCAATCACACTTAAAAGCCAAACATATGCTACTAGTATTAAATATAATAAGGGGGAAAAATCTTATGAAAAACCACGATAAAAAACTTCTAGAAGAAGAAATGGATCCAACTAACGAAAATGATAATGAAAGCAAAGTAAAAGCGAAGGCTAAAAACAAAAATAAGAATAAAAACAATAATAATCTTGCTAATCAAGGTGGACAAGCTGGACTCGAATTAACAGCGACTGGTGGTGGCCAAATTAGTGGAAAAGGTGGAACAAACGTAAGTCAAGGTGGACAAATTGCTAAAAAAGGCGGACAGAATGCGAATCAGATGGGACAAGTTGCTAGAGAGGATAGTGAAAACATAATCAAAAGAAGCGAATTCGAGGCTGGTGTTGCCGACGGCGAAGAAAGCGCTGATGAAAACATTTCAGCACCGGCGGAAGATGGGCTTTAAGCTGAGCAGAAAAAAAGATAGGAGCGAACATTCTTATGGCGAACCGTCGTTCTCAAAAATATAAAAACACTAACACAGAACAAACAGAAGCAACTTCCTCCTTCAAACTCAGCAAAGATGATCTTCCAATTGAAATTCACATCCACGTCAACATTTACAACTACAATGACAACAACAATAACCTTGCAAATCAAGGCGGGAAGGCTGGATTTACAATAACAGCTGATAGAAATGGACAGATTAGCGGAAACGCAGGGACAAATGCTAGTCAAGGCGGACAAATTGCCAAAAAGGGTGGACAAAATACGAGACAAACAGGACAAGCTGCTAAAGAAAATGATGAAAATAAAATTCAGGAATCACGTCCTACACTTTTTTTACCGCCGTTCTCTTAATTAGCACTTCCATTTCTAAAACTTTCGCTTTATCTTAGTTCCATCATTGTTTGTCATTTATAAATTAAATCCTTATTTGGCATATAAATGACAAACACACTTTGTTGCATCAAAACAGCAATACTTATTCTTATCGACATATACATTTTTTGTCTCGTTTACAAAAAAGCCAAAAAAATATTTTTCCAGCAGGAGTTTTCCACTAACATCTTGTAAACAAACAATAAGTCGTCATATTTAGAAAGGGGATTTTAAGCATGTTATCCATTAATCCAAATGAACAATCGGAAAAAGAGAATTACAAATTATTAACGGGAAGCATCATTCCACGCCCAGTCGCATTCGTTACTTCTGTAACAAAAGACGGTGTATTAAACGGCGCACCATATAGTTATTTCAATATTGTCGCTGCTAATCCACCACTTATCTCCGTTTCTGTACAACGAAAAGCCGGAGAAAGAAAGGACACTTCCCGAAACGCAATTGAAAAAGGTGAATTTGTCGTACATATTTCTGACGAATCATATGTAGCAGCAATTAACGAAACAGCAGCCAATCTCCCGCCAAATGAAAGTGAAATTGAACTAGCAAAACTAACACCAATTGAAAGTGAAGCCATCTCCGTTCCAGGTGTAAAAGAAGCAAATATTCGAATGGAATGCGTATTAGAACGTGCAATTCCACTTGGTGGAACAGAAGACTCACCAGCTTGTGATCTACTAATTGGACGCGTCGTTCGTTTCCACGTTGCCGAACATCTATATGAAAAAGGGCGCATTCACGCAGAAGGACTCAAGCCAATAAGTCGCCTAGCAG includes:
- a CDS encoding PTS glucose transporter subunit IIA, giving the protein MFKKLFGLGSKTNEETIVAPLTGAVKNIEEVPDPVFAGRMMGDGVAIDPTEGVVVSPVDGEIVQLFHTKHAIGIKAKNGTEILIHVGLETVKMEGEGFEAHVSEGQAVKAGDKLISFDLELIREKAKSTITPIVITNTDAAESIKTTVGVAATKGSTEVMKVTMK
- a CDS encoding DoxX family protein gives rise to the protein MMDFGLLIIRLIIGITFMGHGAQKLFGWFGGYGLKGTGGWMESIGLRPGVFMAFMAGATELLGGFLFASGIFIVVGSLFIVGTMLMAIFTVHGKNGYWVTQNGYEYNLMLIAVAVGVALIGPGAYVLL
- a CDS encoding flavin reductase family protein, whose protein sequence is MLSINPNEQSEKENYKLLTGSIIPRPVAFVTSVTKDGVLNGAPYSYFNIVAANPPLISVSVQRKAGERKDTSRNAIEKGEFVVHISDESYVAAINETAANLPPNESEIELAKLTPIESEAISVPGVKEANIRMECVLERAIPLGGTEDSPACDLLIGRVVRFHVAEHLYEKGRIHAEGLKPISRLAGHNYAKLGEQFELVRPV